CTTCTTTAATAGGGCGTCCACCATATGCTGAGCGCATTCCCAACGGTCCACCGGTACCCATTAGGTCCCATTTAGCCCCGCGGACGAATCCACGTTTCTCATCTGTCTCATAAAACTCCATCGAATTAATAAGTTCCCCTGTTGGGCCAACCCAACTCTCTAAATTCTCTTCAAACTGCCCTTGAACGACAGCAAATGGATGCATCATCAAACGTCGACCGACCAAACCTGAGGAATTTGCAAGACCCTCAGGAAATTTGGCTGATTTAGATAGTAAAAGTAATCGTGGGGTACCCACACCATTTGCTCCTAAGATGACCACAGAAGCCGGTTGAAAATGTTCACGGCCTCTCCGATCAATGTACACTGCACCTTTTGCCAGACCTCTCTCATTCACAGTAATTTCTTTCACTCGTGCTCCAGTAACGAGCTTGGCCCCATTATTATTTGCTTCCTGCCAATAGACAAGATCCATTGATGCCTTTGAACCTTCCGCACATCCAGTCAAACATGTTCCTCGAAGAGCGCATTTATTAAGGTTTCTATAAGAACGTGATGGAATGGCGTTGTATCCAGGCCACCAATGCCAACCAAGTTTATTTAGACCTTCCGCAGCTTTTCTTCCAACTTTACCTATCGGCAACGGAGGTAAAGGTGGATTGTTTCCTTCCGGATAGGCCGGGTTCCCTCCCAGTCCTGAAACCCCTATTTCAAGATCCATTTGCCGATAATATGGCTCTAAATCTTCATAGGAGAATGGCCAGTCATCTGCAACCCCATCCAACGATTTAACACGAAAATCAGATGGGCGGAATCGATGCCATTGAGCTGCATAAAGAATAGTACCGCCCCCCACAGCATTGTACATAAGTGGATTAACATCTGATTCTTCCGTGTTAACCGGATAGTCAATCGCAAGTTGACGAACATTCGGATTAGGATGCCAACGCTTCTGTGATAATAACTCCCAAGCCGCATGATTCCCTGGATATTCTGTTTGTTTTACCCATCCCCCTTGCTCCAGACAAACGACAGAAAAACCTGCCTTCGCAAGATGATAGGCTGCAACTGAACCTGAGGCGCCAGCCCCAATTATCAATACATCTACCGATTCCACTTGAAATGCCTCCCCGACTAAAGTGATTTCATATAGTTTTATAGAACTGTTTCATGCTTAAAAAGTACTATATTAATACACCACTGTCTTATAAATATTGGAATCGTTTTCTAAGGATTGGATTTAAAATAAAAATTTAATCTATTCTATATATTGTGTAAATGTATTCGTCACTCATATTTACGTACCATAAGGAAGGGAAACTCAATTCGGTGTTTTACCCACCATTATTAAAAAGTTTTATATAATTTTGGAATCAAATTATTTAAATTTATACATATGAAAAGGAGGGAAAATAACCCCCTCCTTA
This genomic interval from Pueribacillus theae contains the following:
- a CDS encoding GMC family oxidoreductase, which produces MESVDVLIIGAGASGSVAAYHLAKAGFSVVCLEQGGWVKQTEYPGNHAAWELLSQKRWHPNPNVRQLAIDYPVNTEESDVNPLMYNAVGGGTILYAAQWHRFRPSDFRVKSLDGVADDWPFSYEDLEPYYRQMDLEIGVSGLGGNPAYPEGNNPPLPPLPIGKVGRKAAEGLNKLGWHWWPGYNAIPSRSYRNLNKCALRGTCLTGCAEGSKASMDLVYWQEANNNGAKLVTGARVKEITVNERGLAKGAVYIDRRGREHFQPASVVILGANGVGTPRLLLLSKSAKFPEGLANSSGLVGRRLMMHPFAVVQGQFEENLESWVGPTGELINSMEFYETDEKRGFVRGAKWDLMGTGGPLGMRSAYGGRPIKEAWGENFHRSVKKNLGRSVAWGIIAEDLPDENNRVVLDDLELTDSDGIPSPKVIYKMSNNTRNLMEFHIERAKESLDAAGATDTLASPLMKDCGWHLLGTARMGKDPETSVVNEWCQSHDVPNLYIIDGSVFVTSAGVNPTATICAIALRAVDHMIQERRNQEVPV